A genomic window from Gossypium hirsutum isolate 1008001.06 chromosome D12, Gossypium_hirsutum_v2.1, whole genome shotgun sequence includes:
- the LOC107947295 gene encoding F-box protein PP2-A11, translated as MYIFHAHSYKRALFRRCQVENINQLYPFSFLKDSINPSSSSSSSLSLSLNPEENGDLFFHLSSTLLHLPSSSLQLKTLSPYQKKKKILPFDLLQSFFLFSFMGAGVSSDLDAQKGTTNFQLKTGLNDVPESCISSIFMYLDPPEICKLARLNKAFRGASLADFVWETKLPSNYRYLVEKVLGRNPDSLCKKETFARLCSPNRFDGGNKEVWLDKNSGKLCLSVSAKAMIITGIDDRRYWNHIPTEESRFETVAYLQQIWWFEVVGELEFEFPPGSYSVFFRLHLGKPSKRFGRRVCNLDQVHGWNTKPVRFQLSTSTGHQISSECYLYEPGNWVHYHAGDFVIDDSNPTTKIKFSMMQIDCTHTKGGLCVDSVFIYPSEFRQMRFK; from the exons atgtatatattccATGCACACTCATATAAACGTGCCCTTTTTCGTCGTTGTCAAGTGGAGAATATTAATCAACTTTATCCTTTTTCTTTCCTCAAAGACTCCATTaacccttcttcttcttcttcttcttctctctctctctcccttaaCCCTGAAGAAAATGGTGACCTCTTCTTTCATCTCTCCTCAACTCTGCTTCATTTACCATCTTCTTCTCTACAATTAAAAACCCTTTCtccataccaaaaaaaaaaaaaaattctcccgTTTGATCTTCTTCAaagctttttccttttttcttttatggGGGCTGGTGTTTCTTCTGATCTTGATGCTCAAAAGGGTACtacaaattttcaattaaaaacagGTCTTAACGATGTCCCTGAAAGTTGCATATCATCTATATTCATGTACTTAGATCCCCCAGAGATATGCAAATTAGCGAGACTTAACAAAGCATTTCGTGGAGCTTCGTTGGCTGATTTCGTATGGGAAACCAAGCTGCCATCAAATTACAGGTACCTGGTTGAGAAAGTTCTTGGTCGAAACCCAGATTCTTTGTGCAAAAAAGAGACTTTTGCTAGACTTTGTAGCCCTAATCGTTTCGATGGTGGCAACAAG GAAGTGTGGTTGGATAAAAACAGCGGTAAGCTTTGCTTGTCAGTATCGGCCAAAGCAATGATAATAACAGGGATTGATGATCGGAGATATTGGAATCACATTCCCACAGAAGAATCCAG attcgaGACAGTGGCATATCTTCAACAAATTTGGTGGTTCGAAGTGGTTGGGGAATTGGAGTTCGAGTTTCCACCAGGATCATACAGTGTGTTCTTCAGGCTGCACTTAGGCAAACCCTCGAAACGATTCGGTCGACGAGTCTGCAATCTAGATCAAGTTCATGGTTGGAACACGAAGCCTGTAAGGTTCCAACTCTCAACATCAACCGGCCACCAAATCTCGTCAGAATGTTATTTGTACGAACCTGGAAACTGGGTTCATTACCACGCGGGTGATTTCGTCATTGACGACTCGAATCCGACAACAAaaatcaagttttcgatgatgCAAATCGATTGTACACATACAAAAGGAGGTCTTTGTGTAGATTCTGTATTCATATACCCTAGTGAGTTTAGGCAGATGAGATTTAAGTAA
- the LOC107947294 gene encoding F-box protein At4g00755 isoform X1: MDYCGDFIELLGPDISTKILMNLVNPSDLIRVSLVSSSWHQFVIENGLGKQLCLKLFPEISGIVHTIEMNNLIDTVGHKQNDCDELECLRKNHRIYTLLARAFNPFVRKDCISEAVIASSTDNYPEESIHNTLEPFDRIDTRASYWSSEGQNNPAVPETLLYKLMTKMCIVTEIHVQPFQAYFQYGFPIYSSKDVRFRMGHKLQSEMTDSSTSSNKSADDEFIWTYTSPEFPMVQENCLQKFKLPEPVLCIGGYMQVELLGRVQRQEMDGLYYICISHVQAVGRPLLPRFDIEMLDSSGRCALKYLPETGKRTLSSQPLTRETVHLLVFVRSLQDYYREAQEVGNKCY, encoded by the exons ATGGATTATTGTGGTGATTTTATAGAATTGCTTGGACCTGATATTTCTACGAAGATTCTCATGAATCTGGTTAACCCTTCTGATCTCATTAGGGTTAGCTTGGTTTCTAGTTCTTGGCATCAATTTG TGATTGAAAATGGTCTTGGTAAACAGCTTTGCCTGAAATTATTTCCTGAAATTTCCGGTATTGTTCATACCATTGAGATGAACAACTTGATAGATACCGTTGGACATAAACAGAATGATTGTGATGAGTTGGAATGTCTTAGGAAGAATCATAGAATCTATACCTTGTTGGCTCGAGCGTTTAACCCTTTCGTAAGAAAAGATTGTATATCAGAGGCCGTTATTGCATCGAGCACAGATAATTACCCAGAGGAAAGCATCCATAATACTTTGGAGCCGTTTGATAGAATAGACACCAGAGCATCGTATTGGTCGAGTGAAGGGCAAAACAATCCTGCCGTCCCCGAGACTTTACTTTATAAGTTGATGACCAAGATGTGTATCGTTACAGAAATCCATGTTCAGCCATTCCAAG CTTATTTTCAGTACGGCTTCCCAATATACTCGTCTAAGGATGTCAGGTTTAGAATGGGTCATAAATTGCAGAGTGAAATGACGGATAGTTCGACTTCTAGTAATAAATCGGCAGATGACGAGTTCATTTGGACATATACTTCACCAGAATTTCCAATGGTTCAG GAAAATTGCTTACAAAAGTTCAAGCTACCAGAGCCTGTTCTTTGCATTGGAGGATACATGCAAGTTGAGTTACTCGGTAGAGTTCAGAGACAAGAAATGGATGGTTTATATTATATAtg TATCTCCCATGTTCAAGCTGTTGGACGACCGCTTTTACCAAGGTTTGATATAGAGATGCTTGATTCATCAGGGAGGTGTGCTTTGAAGTACTTGCCCGAAACAGGGAAACGTACACTTTCTTCACAACCACTTACACGGGAAACGGTGCATCTTCTCGTTTTCGTACGTTCACTGCAAGATTATTACAGAGAGGCACAAGAGGTTGGGAACAAATGTTATTGA
- the LOC107947294 gene encoding F-box protein At4g00755 isoform X2: protein MDYCGDFIELLGPDISTKILMNLVNPSDLIRVSLVSSSWHQFVIENGLGKQLCLKLFPEISGIVHTIEMNNLIDTVGHKQNDCDELECLRKNHRIYTLLARAFNPFVRKDCISEAVIASSTDNYPEESIHNTLEPFDRIDTRASYWSSEGQNNPAVPETLLYKLMTKMCIVTEIHVQPFQAYFQYGFPIYSSKDVRFRMGHKLQSEMTDSSTSSNKSADDEFIWTYTSPEFPMVQENCLQKFKLPEPVLCIGGYMQVELLGRVQRQEMDGLYYIWFSLSLSLLTSSNH from the exons ATGGATTATTGTGGTGATTTTATAGAATTGCTTGGACCTGATATTTCTACGAAGATTCTCATGAATCTGGTTAACCCTTCTGATCTCATTAGGGTTAGCTTGGTTTCTAGTTCTTGGCATCAATTTG TGATTGAAAATGGTCTTGGTAAACAGCTTTGCCTGAAATTATTTCCTGAAATTTCCGGTATTGTTCATACCATTGAGATGAACAACTTGATAGATACCGTTGGACATAAACAGAATGATTGTGATGAGTTGGAATGTCTTAGGAAGAATCATAGAATCTATACCTTGTTGGCTCGAGCGTTTAACCCTTTCGTAAGAAAAGATTGTATATCAGAGGCCGTTATTGCATCGAGCACAGATAATTACCCAGAGGAAAGCATCCATAATACTTTGGAGCCGTTTGATAGAATAGACACCAGAGCATCGTATTGGTCGAGTGAAGGGCAAAACAATCCTGCCGTCCCCGAGACTTTACTTTATAAGTTGATGACCAAGATGTGTATCGTTACAGAAATCCATGTTCAGCCATTCCAAG CTTATTTTCAGTACGGCTTCCCAATATACTCGTCTAAGGATGTCAGGTTTAGAATGGGTCATAAATTGCAGAGTGAAATGACGGATAGTTCGACTTCTAGTAATAAATCGGCAGATGACGAGTTCATTTGGACATATACTTCACCAGAATTTCCAATGGTTCAG GAAAATTGCTTACAAAAGTTCAAGCTACCAGAGCCTGTTCTTTGCATTGGAGGATACATGCAAGTTGAGTTACTCGGTAGAGTTCAGAGACAAGAAATGGATGGTTTATATTATATAtggttctctctctctctctctcttttaacTTCTTCCAATCACTGA
- the LOC107947293 gene encoding probable transcriptional regulator SLK2 isoform X1, which translates to MAPSRVAGGLTQSSSSSGIFFQGDGLSQAVVNSRLSSPYENSSNSIPGTGRPNLGPVSGDMNSAVLNSVANSGPSVGASSLVTDANSALSGGPHLQRSASFNTDSYMRLPASPMSFSSNNISMSGSSVVDGSSVGQQGSHQDTSVQQMQQSQLLQQGASTATPLPASQTGQVSLPMGPRVPGSFMQDPSNLSQLQKKPRLDIKQEDLLQQQVLQQLLQRQDSMQLQGRNPQFQALLQQQRLRQQQQLLQSMPPLQRAHLQQQQQQQMQLRQQLQQQGMQQAAAMRRPFDGGVCARRLMQYLYHQRQRPPDNTFAYWRKFVAEYYSPRAKKRWCLSLYNNVGSHALGVFPQAAMDAWHCDICGSKSGRGFEATFEVLPRLNEIKFGSGVVDELLFLDMPREIRFPSGIMMLEYGKAVQESVYEQLRVVREGQLRIIFTQDLKILSWEFCARRHEELFPRRLVAPQVNQLLQVAQKCQSTISEGGSEGVSQQDLQTNSNMVLTAGRQLVKSLESQSLNDLGFSKRYVRCLQIAEVVSSMKDLIDFCREHKVGAIDGLKNYPRHASAAKLQMQKMQEMEQLANVQGLPTDRNTLNKLMALHPGINNPLGNNHHMVGRGTLSGSAQAALALTNYQNLLSRQNSMNSNPNSLHQEASSFNSSNQSPSSNFQGPAAILPGSMQSLPVSGLSSPLLPTPQQQQQQQQQQQLSGNLMQKNHPQSPQGNQVLQQQMMQQLYHDMSNNNTAVQQQQQSLSGQNGNASVGRNGMGYGNNTAAPAVATSNVSGSVAGPAPSRSNSFKGASNSDSSAAGGNTGFNHRAPDLSQTLHLQDDIVSDIAQEFLDNGFFNNELDDNIGYGWKA; encoded by the exons GGTCACAGATGCAAATTCGGCATTGTCAGGAGGTCCCCACTTGCAGAGAAGTGCTAGCTTTAATACAGATTCATATATGCGATTACCAGCATCGCCCATGTCGTTTTCTTCCAACAATATAAGCATGTCAGGTTCATCAGTTGTTGATGGATCGTCTGTAGGCCAGCAGGGCTCTCATCAAGACACAAGTGTCCAACAAATGCAGCAGAGTCAGCTGCTGCAGCAAGGGGCCTCTACTGCTACGCCTTTGCCTGCATCACAAACTGGGCAAGTTTCACTTCCTATGGGTCCCCGAGTCCCAGGGTCCTTCATGCAAGATCCTAGTAATCTATCTCAGCTGCAGAAGAAACCCCGATTAGACATCAAGCAAGAAGACCTTCTGCAACAGCAGGTGTTGCAACAGTTGCTGCAAAGACAGGATTCCATGCAGTTGCAAGGTCGAAACCCCCAGTTTCAAGCTTTGCTCCAGCAACAGAGACTTAGGCAACAGCAGCAGCTTTTGCAGTCAATGCCACCATTGCAGAGAGCACACTTgcagcagcagcaacaacagCAGATGCAGTTGAGGCAGCAATTGCAACAACAAGGAATGCAGCAAGCAGCTGCAATGAGGCGCCCCTTTGATGGTGGTGTATGTGCCCGCCGGCTAATGCAGTACCTATATCACCAACGGCAAAGGCCACCT GACAATACTTTTGCATACTGGAGGAAATTCGTTGCAGAGTATTATTCTCCTCGTGCAAAGAAGAGATGGTGTTTGTCACTGTATAATAATGTTGGGAGTCATGCACTTGGTGTTTTCCCTCAAGCTGCTATG GATGCCTGGCATTGTGATATTTGTGGGTCTAAATCTGGAAGGGGGTTCG AAGCTACTTTTGAAGTACTTCCCAGACTTAATGAAATCAAATTTGGTAGTGGAGTAGTTGATGAGCTTCTGTTTTTGGACATGCCCCGTGAGATTAGATTCCCTTCTGGAATAATGATGTTGGAATATGGAAAAGCAGTTCAGGAGAGTGTATATGAGCAGCTTCGTGTTGTTCGTGAGGGGCAGCTTCGCATCATATTCACTCAGGATTTAAAG ATATTATCTTGGGAGTTCTGCGCACGTAGACATGAAGAACTTTTTCCGCGTCGTTTGGTTGCACCTCAG GTAAACCAGTTACTTCAGGTAGCACAGAAATGCCAGAGCACAATATCTGAAGGTGGATCTGAGGGGGTTTCTCAGCAGGACTTGCAAACAAACAGCAATAT GGTCCTGACGGCTGGACGGCAGCTTGTGAAGAGTTTGGAGTCACAGTCATTGAATGACTTGGGTTTTTCGAAAAGATATGTCAGATGTTTGCAG ATCGCTGAGGTTGTAAGTAGCATGAAAGATCTAATAGATTTTTGTCGGGAACACAAGGTTGGGGCAATTG ATGGCTTGAAAAACTATCCTCGTCATGCCAGTGCAGCCAAGCTCCAAATGCAAAAAATGCAGGAAATGGAGCAGTTAGCAAACGTTCAGGGTCTGCCAACCGATAGGAATACGCTGAATAAGCTAATGGCATTACATCCGGGAATAAACAACCCGTTAGGCAACAACCATCACATGGTCGGTAGAGGAACTTTAAGTGGTTCAGCACAAGCTGCTTTGGCACTTACTAACTACCAGAATCTGCTTAGTAGGCAGAACTCTATGAATTCAAACCCTAACTCGCTTCATCAGGAAGCCTCTTCCTTCAATAGTTCTAACCAGAGTCCATCTTCAAACTTCCAAGGGCCTGCTGCCATTTTACCGGGATCCATGCAGAGTCTGCCTGTTAGTGGCTTATCGAGTCCCCTGTTACCAACAccacagcagcagcagcagcagcagcaacagcAACAGCTTagtggtaacttaatgcagaagAACCATCCACAGTCTCCTCAGGGTAACCAGGTTTTACAACAACAAATGATGCAACAGCTGTACCATGATATGTCTAATAACAATACTGCAGTTCAACAGCAACAGCAGTCCCTGAGTGGGCAGAATGGGAATGCTAGTGTGGGAAGAAATGGAATGGGATACGGTAACAACACTGCTGCTCCAGCTGTAGCTACCTCTAATGTATCCGGAAGTGTAGCAGGGCCTGCTCCGAGTCGAAGCAACAGTTTTAAAGGTGCTTCGAACAGTGATTCCTCAGCAGCAGGTGGCAACACTGGATTCAACCACAGAGCACCTGATTTGTCTCAGACTCTTCATTTGCAGGACGATATAGTTTCGGATATAGCTCAAGAGTTCCTCGACAATGGGTTTTTTAACAACGAACTCGATGATAATATTGGTTATGGCTGGAAAGCATGA
- the LOC107947293 gene encoding probable transcriptional regulator SLK2 isoform X2: MRLPASPMSFSSNNISMSGSSVVDGSSVGQQGSHQDTSVQQMQQSQLLQQGASTATPLPASQTGQVSLPMGPRVPGSFMQDPSNLSQLQKKPRLDIKQEDLLQQQVLQQLLQRQDSMQLQGRNPQFQALLQQQRLRQQQQLLQSMPPLQRAHLQQQQQQQMQLRQQLQQQGMQQAAAMRRPFDGGVCARRLMQYLYHQRQRPPDNTFAYWRKFVAEYYSPRAKKRWCLSLYNNVGSHALGVFPQAAMDAWHCDICGSKSGRGFEATFEVLPRLNEIKFGSGVVDELLFLDMPREIRFPSGIMMLEYGKAVQESVYEQLRVVREGQLRIIFTQDLKILSWEFCARRHEELFPRRLVAPQVNQLLQVAQKCQSTISEGGSEGVSQQDLQTNSNMVLTAGRQLVKSLESQSLNDLGFSKRYVRCLQIAEVVSSMKDLIDFCREHKVGAIDGLKNYPRHASAAKLQMQKMQEMEQLANVQGLPTDRNTLNKLMALHPGINNPLGNNHHMVGRGTLSGSAQAALALTNYQNLLSRQNSMNSNPNSLHQEASSFNSSNQSPSSNFQGPAAILPGSMQSLPVSGLSSPLLPTPQQQQQQQQQQQLSGNLMQKNHPQSPQGNQVLQQQMMQQLYHDMSNNNTAVQQQQQSLSGQNGNASVGRNGMGYGNNTAAPAVATSNVSGSVAGPAPSRSNSFKGASNSDSSAAGGNTGFNHRAPDLSQTLHLQDDIVSDIAQEFLDNGFFNNELDDNIGYGWKA, from the exons ATGCGATTACCAGCATCGCCCATGTCGTTTTCTTCCAACAATATAAGCATGTCAGGTTCATCAGTTGTTGATGGATCGTCTGTAGGCCAGCAGGGCTCTCATCAAGACACAAGTGTCCAACAAATGCAGCAGAGTCAGCTGCTGCAGCAAGGGGCCTCTACTGCTACGCCTTTGCCTGCATCACAAACTGGGCAAGTTTCACTTCCTATGGGTCCCCGAGTCCCAGGGTCCTTCATGCAAGATCCTAGTAATCTATCTCAGCTGCAGAAGAAACCCCGATTAGACATCAAGCAAGAAGACCTTCTGCAACAGCAGGTGTTGCAACAGTTGCTGCAAAGACAGGATTCCATGCAGTTGCAAGGTCGAAACCCCCAGTTTCAAGCTTTGCTCCAGCAACAGAGACTTAGGCAACAGCAGCAGCTTTTGCAGTCAATGCCACCATTGCAGAGAGCACACTTgcagcagcagcaacaacagCAGATGCAGTTGAGGCAGCAATTGCAACAACAAGGAATGCAGCAAGCAGCTGCAATGAGGCGCCCCTTTGATGGTGGTGTATGTGCCCGCCGGCTAATGCAGTACCTATATCACCAACGGCAAAGGCCACCT GACAATACTTTTGCATACTGGAGGAAATTCGTTGCAGAGTATTATTCTCCTCGTGCAAAGAAGAGATGGTGTTTGTCACTGTATAATAATGTTGGGAGTCATGCACTTGGTGTTTTCCCTCAAGCTGCTATG GATGCCTGGCATTGTGATATTTGTGGGTCTAAATCTGGAAGGGGGTTCG AAGCTACTTTTGAAGTACTTCCCAGACTTAATGAAATCAAATTTGGTAGTGGAGTAGTTGATGAGCTTCTGTTTTTGGACATGCCCCGTGAGATTAGATTCCCTTCTGGAATAATGATGTTGGAATATGGAAAAGCAGTTCAGGAGAGTGTATATGAGCAGCTTCGTGTTGTTCGTGAGGGGCAGCTTCGCATCATATTCACTCAGGATTTAAAG ATATTATCTTGGGAGTTCTGCGCACGTAGACATGAAGAACTTTTTCCGCGTCGTTTGGTTGCACCTCAG GTAAACCAGTTACTTCAGGTAGCACAGAAATGCCAGAGCACAATATCTGAAGGTGGATCTGAGGGGGTTTCTCAGCAGGACTTGCAAACAAACAGCAATAT GGTCCTGACGGCTGGACGGCAGCTTGTGAAGAGTTTGGAGTCACAGTCATTGAATGACTTGGGTTTTTCGAAAAGATATGTCAGATGTTTGCAG ATCGCTGAGGTTGTAAGTAGCATGAAAGATCTAATAGATTTTTGTCGGGAACACAAGGTTGGGGCAATTG ATGGCTTGAAAAACTATCCTCGTCATGCCAGTGCAGCCAAGCTCCAAATGCAAAAAATGCAGGAAATGGAGCAGTTAGCAAACGTTCAGGGTCTGCCAACCGATAGGAATACGCTGAATAAGCTAATGGCATTACATCCGGGAATAAACAACCCGTTAGGCAACAACCATCACATGGTCGGTAGAGGAACTTTAAGTGGTTCAGCACAAGCTGCTTTGGCACTTACTAACTACCAGAATCTGCTTAGTAGGCAGAACTCTATGAATTCAAACCCTAACTCGCTTCATCAGGAAGCCTCTTCCTTCAATAGTTCTAACCAGAGTCCATCTTCAAACTTCCAAGGGCCTGCTGCCATTTTACCGGGATCCATGCAGAGTCTGCCTGTTAGTGGCTTATCGAGTCCCCTGTTACCAACAccacagcagcagcagcagcagcagcaacagcAACAGCTTagtggtaacttaatgcagaagAACCATCCACAGTCTCCTCAGGGTAACCAGGTTTTACAACAACAAATGATGCAACAGCTGTACCATGATATGTCTAATAACAATACTGCAGTTCAACAGCAACAGCAGTCCCTGAGTGGGCAGAATGGGAATGCTAGTGTGGGAAGAAATGGAATGGGATACGGTAACAACACTGCTGCTCCAGCTGTAGCTACCTCTAATGTATCCGGAAGTGTAGCAGGGCCTGCTCCGAGTCGAAGCAACAGTTTTAAAGGTGCTTCGAACAGTGATTCCTCAGCAGCAGGTGGCAACACTGGATTCAACCACAGAGCACCTGATTTGTCTCAGACTCTTCATTTGCAGGACGATATAGTTTCGGATATAGCTCAAGAGTTCCTCGACAATGGGTTTTTTAACAACGAACTCGATGATAATATTGGTTATGGCTGGAAAGCATGA